CATTATTAATCATAAAGAGTCAATTCACATCTGATAAAATGGGGCGTTACTTAAATCAAGTCTCGCCCCTAATCAAATCAAATGATCTTATTGCTCAATCAAAACAAGTTCATCGAAGTTTATTCCGGTGGCAGCAAAACAGCGTCTACCACATATACAATCCCGTTGGATGCAGGCACAGCGGCAACTACATTCGCAGAATTGTTGATCATGATCTTACCGTCTTTAACCTGAACCGTAATATTCTTGGTATTGGCCATGTTGATGGTCTGTCCGTCGCGAAACATGTTTTCCCTGTAAACTCCTATAGCAACATGATATTCCAGGATGTTCTGTAAAGCATCTTTCTGATCAGCTTTCATAAGATTATCCAAAGTACCAGCAGGTAGTTTATCGAATGCCGCATTGGCCGGAGCAAAGACTGTAAATGGTCCTGCATTGGCCAGGTCATTGACATACTCGGCTTGTTGAAGTGCTTTTACTAATGTGGAGTGATCTGCAGAACCAACAGCAACTTTCACAATATCTTTTTGTGAAGCATCATCCTGCACCCCTGCCTGTCCAAGGTCGGCAGCCTGATTTTGTGCTGGTGCAGCTCCGGCATCCGTTGCTTTTTCTCCACCCTGGCATGAAATAAGTAACAAACTACTTATCATCATGGCGAATTGAATGATCTTTTTCATATTTTATTTTTTTGATGTAAAAAACATTAATTCAAATACGATTATTGGGTTGGTTCAGCTTGCTCACCGGTTGAAAATGTAAGGGCAACGTTAGAACCCGCAGGACTCACTCTGACGTATCCCTGCATTTCCTGGTGCAATGCCGAACAAAAATCCGTACAATACATCGGGAATACTCCTACTCTGTCAGGTTTCCACATCAGCGTCTGTGTTTCTCCGGGCATGATCAATAATTCGGCATTGTTTGCTCCTTTTACAGCGAATCCGTGAGGAACATCCCAATCCTGTTCGAGATTCGTCACATGGAAGTAAACGACATCACCTATTTTAACCCCTTCAATGTTATCCGGTGTAAAATGCGAACGAATGGAAGTCATATACACGTGAACTTCATTTCCCTTGCGCGTTACTTTAGATTCCTTTTCACCCAAAGCAACATGTGGGTTTTTATTTTCTTCCAGCTTGTAAATTTTTGTTGAATTTTTCGCGAGCAACTCCGCAGGAATGGCTTCACCATAGTGTGGTTCGCCAATCGTAGGGAAGTCGAGTAATAATTGCATTTTTTCTCCGTCGATGGAATACAATTGAGCGCTTTGCGTCAATTCGGGTCCGGTTGGCAGATACCGGTCTTTGGTAATCTTGTTGTAAGCAATCACGTATTTACCCCATGGCTTTTTAGTAGGTCCTCCGGGAACGCATAAGTGACCAATAGAATAATAGGTAGGTACACGGTCTAACACTTGTAAGTCGCTCACTCTCCATTTTACAATTTCAGAAGAAACAAAAAATGAAGTGTATGCATTTCCTTTATCGTCAAACTCCGTGTGAAGGGGGCCTAATCCGGGTTTTTTTACTTCTCCATGCAATACGGCATCGTATTTCAAAACCGGAATGCCTTCATAATCTCCTTCAAAATTTTTTGCAGCAATCGCTTCCTGAATTTTAGTAAAAGAGAAAACGGGAATCAATGCAGCCAATTTTCCACTACCTACGATGTATTCACCAGTTGGATCTGTATCACAACCATGTGGTGATTTCGGACAAGGCATGAAATAAACCATATCCGGACAATCCTTAGGATCCAATACGACTACTTCCGTCTCAATTTTGGAGGTTGCCATGTGTGTGGCATCATCGTATTTGTTATGTGCATATTTCACTGCTTTTTTCACACCTTTTCCTGCATTCAGATATTCTTCTGCTTTTTTCCAGTTTACAGCCATGATAAAGTCTTTGTCCATCTGACTGGCGTTAACTTCTAATAAAGTATTTGCTCTTTCAGCATTGTAACAGCTGAAGAAAAACCAACCATGAGACTTTCCTTTACCAGCCCTGGCCAGGTCAAAGTTGATTCCAGGCAGTAATATTTGAAAAGCAAGATTCATATCGCCACTTTCTTTGTTCACAGAAATGAAACTCACCGTACCGCGGAAATTTTCCTTATAGGTCTTGATTGGAACATCCACTTTATCGCCCATAGGAATGCTGAAACGCGTACCCGCTACTACGTATTCCGTATTTTCTGTGATGAATGGAGAGGAGTGATTACCACCGCTGTTGGGAATTTCAATGATCTCTACTGTTTTGAAGGTTTTGAGGTCAATTCTCGCAATACGCGGTGTATTATTGCCATTTCCAAATATCCATTTCCCATCGTGAATACCATCAGTAACCGATAATGCAGGGTGGTGCAAATCATCCCAGGGTACAAAACCATGAGAAGTGTTCAACATGGGTTTGGTTTCTTCAGAATAACCGTAACCCTTTTCCGGATCCACAGAAAAAACCGGGATCACTCTGAACAATCTGCCTGATGGTAATCCGTAAACAGACATTTGTCCGCTAAAGCCTCCGGATACGAAATTGTAGAATTCGTCGTATTTACCCGGCGGTACATATGATTTTACAGCTGAATTTCCACCCACCGCTGTTTGAACCCCTTTGGGCTTGCAGCCGTTTGAAAAGATAAAAACCAGCACCAGCATGGCTGAAAGTGCCATGCCCATTTTAAGTTTGATTGACATAGTTATAAGATTATTGTAAAAAAAATAGATTGTAGCTTCCGCTTACATCTCCCCATCATTCTTCCTCATGAATTCCAGTATTTGCCGGGATTCTTCTTTACTTACATTCTGATTTGGCATCCTTACCAAACACTGCTCTAAAAGTTTCTGGGCTTCCGGATCTGATTCCAACATCATGTCCACATTGGTGATCATGTTGATGATCCAGGCTGGTTCCCTCTTTTTCGTTAAGCCTTTCCAACCTGGTCCGACAAGTTTTTCTTCTGTAAGTTTGTGGCAAGCCAGACACTTCAGGTTGTAAATACTTTCTCCGTTTTTAACCCATTCGGCGTCCAATGGTGATGCCAGGGTGATTTCTTCAGCTTTTACTTCAGTACCGTGTACTTCCGGCTGATTTTTTTGAAGATCCTGAAAATCTACTGTGGGCTGGTCTTCTTTGACCCCGCCTTTACACTGAAAAAGCAAAAGGCTTAAGCACAGAAGGCCCAAAATGGCAAATAAGCGATTTTTCATATTGATTTGATTTAAAAATTAATTATAGACATCCATGTCTTTTATTCATGTCAAAGATTGGGTATCCCTGGTCATTGTAAATTGACATTCATCATCTCTTGAAATGATTCTTATCAATTTTGAGATTATCAACAGTTACCGGATTTAAACGTTATTATGCAATGCTCACGTCAAAATCGTTTGGTTACGCAGTAAGAGGAATGCTGTTTCTCGCCACCGAAGCTTCGCGTGGAAATTATATTCAATTGGATGTGATCTCAGAAAAAATGCATGCTCCAAAACATTTTTTAGCTAAAATATTTAAGAAGCTGGCAGACGCAAACTGGATAGATTCTGTGAAAGGACCCCATGGCGGGTTTAAAAGCAATAAAAATACTTTACATGCAAGTCTGTTGGAATTGCTCATCCTCACAGATCCCAATGATCCTCTGGACCATTGCGTTTTGAAATGGGAGAAATGCAATTCGAAAAAGCCTTGTCCGTTTCATCATCACATCAGTCCCCTTAAAAATCAGTTCCTGAATATTTTAATGAAAACAAGAATAGAAGATTTATTAAATGGACACGGGAATGAAAAATTAAAAGCTTTAAATTTGAAACTATAAACTTGAGTCTGAATGGACTAACATTTGTAAGTTGTTTCGATGAGTATTTCTAATTCTGGTTTTAAGATAAATACTAATTTATCTGGAAATTTTTATCACCCCTTAAGCTTTTTAATCGATTCATTTAATTTCAAGAAAATTCTAGACCAGGAGTTAAATCATAACTATTCATTCTTACTTTTACCCCATGCTCTCCCTGATCCTCGCGTTCATCTCTGCCATCCTCATCGGACTATCTCTGGGCATCCTCGGTGCCGGCGGTGCCATTCTCACCATCCCTGTTTTTGTTTATATTTTACAAGTGAATGCCATTGATGCCATTACCTGCTCGCTCTTTGTGGTTTGTCTGACGAGCCTGACTACGGCCATCCAATATTATAAAAACAAACAGGTACATTACAAAGCCATCCTTTCGTTTGGTCTGCCTTCATTAGCATCTGTTTGGTTTTTCAGAAGTATCGTTTTGCCAGCCATTCCCGATCCTTTCATCGATTTCGATGGCTTCGAAATGAGCAAGTCCTCAACTTTGTTGGTAGTCTTTGCTTTACTGATGTATGTGGTCGCCTATAAAATGCTGAAAAAAAATTCCAGGACGGCAAGCATTGAGAAAAATCCAAAAAATCAACAGTTGTCTTTTATTCTTCACGGACTTTTTGTAGGGGCCCTGACCGGATTGCTGGGTGCCGGAGGAGGTTTTCTCATCGTTCCTGCCCTGGTGCTCTTGCTGGATCTGGAGTTTAAAATAGCTGTTGGCAGTTCTCTCTGTATCATTTTTCTCAATACGACCATGGGCTTACTGGCCAAAACGGAAATGCTCTTTCAATTGGATTGGCAAACCCTCCTGAGCTTTACCATGATTACGGTTCTTGCGAGCCTGATCGGCGTAAAAATTTCAGATAAATTTTCCTCAGCCAAACTGAAACGGGCCTTTGGATTTATCCTCATCTTTGTGGCTACCTTTATGCTGTACGAAGAACTTTTATTAAATCTTTCCTCTTAAATGCACAATTCTGTCGATAATCATTGAACTTTAATTAAATCATTTTCGTTACCTTCAAAAAATTTGTGATGAGAATACTTCATGTAAGCTTCTTTTACCTATTCATACTTGCTTTCTTTGCTTGCCAGGGCAGTTCTACGGCTCAGGGAATTGTAAAAGATATCAAGACCCAATGGAACAAAGAACCCGGTATAATTGTGGATGTGCGTACTCCTGATGAGTGGAACAACGGCCATCACCCCAAAGCGATTCATGCGGATTGGATGAGTGATGATTTCAGAAAAAAATCTGCAACCTGGGATAAAAATAAAACCTATTACCTGCACTGTGAAGCGGGCGGAAGAAGTGGCCAGGCTGTTGAATATCTGAGAAAAAATGGGTTCAAAAAAGTTTATAACGCCGGCGGTTACGATCAGATCAAAGACCTGAAGTAATCCAAATCAATTTATGCCAAGAACTTCATTTGATGTCAGGGAATACAAGAGTCCCTCCGGACAAGCTGAAAATGCCATATTGGTTGGTGTGATTCTTCCAGACCAATCCGACCGGATTGTCGGAGAACATTTGGATGAACTTGAGTTTTTAGCCCAAACAGCAGGCGCTCAGGTCATTAAAAGATTTACACAACGTTTGCCGGCCATCAACTCTCATTCGTTTATAGGTCCGGGCAAAATCAAAGAAATTGCTGCCTATATGGATCACTTTCCTGCAGATATGGTCATCTTTGACGACGACCTCAGCGGAAAACAACAAAACCACCTGGAGTCCGAACTCAAAGTAAAAATCATCGATCGCAGTTTTCTCATCCTCGACATCTTTGCAAGCCGTGCTCAATCCGCACAGGCCAAAACACAAGTAGAGTTGGCACAATTGCAGTACATCTATCCTAAACTTCGAGGCATGTGGTCGCACCTCGAGCGTCAACGCGGTGGTATCGGAATGCGCGGACCCGGCGAACAGGAAATTGAAACGGACCGGCGGATCGTTAAAGAAAAAATTTCCCTGCTCAAAAAGAGATTGGAAAAAATTGATCAGCAAAACATCACCCAACGCAAGAACCGCGACGAAATGATCCGCGTAGCTTTGGTTGGTTATACCAATGTAGGAAAATCTACTTTGATGAATCTCTTGAGCAAATCCACCGTATTTGCAGAAAACAAACTGTTTGCAACACTCGATACCACAGTAAGAAAAGTGGTCTGGGATGCTATGCCTTTTTTATTATCGGATACTGTTGGGTTTATCCGGAAATTGCCTCATCATCTCATCGAAAGTTTTAAATCCACACTCGATGAAGTCAGAGAATCTGATATCCTTTTGCATGTGGTAGACATTTCACACCCTCAGTACAAGGACCATATTCAAACGGTTACAGAAACCTTGCGGGAGTTGGGCGCTGGCGATAAACCCGTTATTTTGATTTGCAATAAAATGGATGCGTATCGGGAACAGTACTTTGATAAATATCTGGAACCTCAGGTGAAAAATGACCTCGAGCAGGAATTGCATCGTCAAATGGAAGCCAATTATCCCTATCCTGTTTTATTTATTTCTGCCCGATCGCAGGAAAATATTGAATTACTGAGAGATCGTCTGAAAAGTGAAATCATCAGACAATACATGATCCGTTACCCTTACAAAGCTAAAACCTGGTAAATGAATACCTGGATAGAAAAATATGCCGGGTTGCTGGTTCATTATTCCTTATATCTGAAAGAAGGCGAACGACTGTTCGTAAGAACTACCACTTTGGCGGAACCGCTGCTAAAGCAAGTTTATTTAAAGGCTTTGGAAGCCGGTGCTCTGGTGGAATGTGAATTGAGCTTTGAAGACCAGGAAAAATATTGATGCAATCAGGTAAAGCATCTTCACTGGAATATGTTTCACCCGGATATCGCTTAGCCATGGAAGAATTTGATGCTTTGCTTACGATCAGAGCGCCTTATCAGAATCATCAAGAAAACAACATCACTCCTGAAAATAGAAAACGCCGGTCCGCCGCCCTTCAACCATACGAACAACTTTATTTTCAAAGACTGGGAAATGGCAGTCTGAAGAGAAGTTTATGTCAGTTTCCAACGGCGTATGGGGCTCATCACGCTGGCATGTCACTCGATGAATATACCGCATTTATTCAACAGGCCTGTTTTCTGAACGATGAAGTGCCGGCAGACAAATGGAAAGAGTTATCTCAATTTCAACAAAAGATTGCCGATTACCTCAATACCTGTGATCAAATCATTTATCGCCATCCGGATTTTGAAATTTCGTTTTCCGTGAAAGGCCGTACCTGGATCAATTCCGATGGAAAAGCCAACATGCCTTCAGGCGAAGTATTTACAAGTCCGGTAGAAGACAGTGTTAACGGGGAGATCTATTTCAATTACCCAAGTATTTATCAAGAACAGGAAGTGGAGGGCATCCGATTGCTAGTTAAAAAAGGTGAAGTCATCCACTGGTCTGCAAAAAAAGGTCAGGACCTACTCGACCGCATTTTTCAATTGGACGGCAGCCGTTATTTTGGAGAAGTCGCTATCGGTTGCAATCAAAACATTCAACGCCCCACGAAAAACATTTTATTCGACGAAAAAATCGGTGGCACCATCCACATGGCCATCGGACAATCCTATCTCCAGACCGGAGGCAAAACCAATCATCCATTCACTGGGATATGATCACCGATATGAAGAATGGGGGAGAGATTGTAGCGGACGGGGTGGTGATATACAGGGATGGGGTGTTTCTAATTGTTTAGGTTTTTCTGTATGACTTTAATAGCCATGAAGCTCAATATATGGATTGAGTTTTCTTGAATTTCTTTCCGGATAAAATCGCTCTCTTAAATTCGGTTTCTCACTTTATATAAGATTTTTGCTCATTCTTATCATACTAACATACGTTCGTATCGGGCTATTCAAACAATTTATTTACTTTCAGTATACGATCAGTTAACAATGAATTAATCCATTTTGCGAAATAAACCGCAAAACATCCATATACATTTGCCCCAACTTAACTTAACTTGCATGTCACACAAAAATTTCATTTCCTTATTTATTACTTGCTTTTCATCTATAGCATTCTTATGCGGTCAGCAAGTATATTTTAAAATTAAAGTCCTCGACGAAGAAAAACTTAGTTTTCCTGGAGCTTTGGTCCGCTTGGAACCCGGCAGATTTACTGGTGCTACCGATGCGAACGGAGAATTGACGCTGACGGGAATCCAGGCCGGAGATTATTCTTTAAGTATAAGATATATAGGTTATGCTCCCGTTGAAAAAAACATTTCGATACAATCTCCCGGTCTGAGTCTCGTTGAAACCCTAAATTTTTCAAGTGCGGAAATGAGTGAAGTGGTCGTTTTGGGAGATCGTCTTAAAGGTCAGGCCAAAGCATTGAATCAGCAAAAAACCAATGCTTATGTATCCAATGTCATCACTTCTGATCAAATAGGTCGCTTTCCTGATGCCAATATCGGGGATGCCATCAAACGGGTACCCGGAGTTACAATGCAAAACGACCAGGGTGAGGCCCGCAACATCATCATCCGCGGTATGGGTCCGGAACTCAACGCGGTGAACCTCAACGGCGAACGAATTCCCTCTGCTGAAGGTGATAACCGCAGGGTTCAGATGGACCTCATCCCTGCTGATGCCATTCAATCCGTAGACGTTCGAAAAACCTTAACTCCTGAAATGGATGGCGATGCCATCGGAGGTTCTGTAAACCTGATTACAAGAAGCACTCCTCAAGATCTTCGTCTTTCTGCGACACTGGCCGGAGGTTATAACAATATTCGGGAAGGTTTTATTGGAACCGCACATGTATTGCTGGGCACACGTATTGCCAATGATAAATTGGGAATCCTGGTCAATGGATCCCTTCACCAAAATGATTACGGCTCAGATAATGTGGAAGCTATCTGGGAACAAGATGCCAACGGGAAAGTCTACATAGCCGATCACGATGTCAGAAAATACGATGTTAAAAGAACCAGAAGATCTGCAGGTCTATCCCTCAATTACGAAATCAATCCATCCCACCAATTATTATTAGACGCTTCCTACAATTGGCGTGATGATCTCGAAAACAGATTTAGGCTCAGACATCGCCTGAGGGGAGATGATGCAGATTTGATCTACGATGCCAACGGAAATATCACTGGATATCAAAACGGGGAAGTGCTTCGTCAAACCAAAGGTGGCATTGATGACGATAAAAATGAAAATCGCCGATTGGAAGATCAGCGTGTAAAAACCGCTGCACTCAAAGGAGAACATTTGTTTGGAAATCTGAAAGTAAACTGGAGTGCACAATATGCACGT
The DNA window shown above is from Saprospiraceae bacterium and carries:
- a CDS encoding fasciclin domain-containing protein, translated to MKKIIQFAMMISSLLLISCQGGEKATDAGAAPAQNQAADLGQAGVQDDASQKDIVKVAVGSADHSTLVKALQQAEYVNDLANAGPFTVFAPANAAFDKLPAGTLDNLMKADQKDALQNILEYHVAIGVYRENMFRDGQTINMANTKNITVQVKDGKIMINNSANVVAAVPASNGIVYVVDAVLLPPE
- the nosZ gene encoding Sec-dependent nitrous-oxide reductase, with the protein product MGMALSAMLVLVFIFSNGCKPKGVQTAVGGNSAVKSYVPPGKYDEFYNFVSGGFSGQMSVYGLPSGRLFRVIPVFSVDPEKGYGYSEETKPMLNTSHGFVPWDDLHHPALSVTDGIHDGKWIFGNGNNTPRIARIDLKTFKTVEIIEIPNSGGNHSSPFITENTEYVVAGTRFSIPMGDKVDVPIKTYKENFRGTVSFISVNKESGDMNLAFQILLPGINFDLARAGKGKSHGWFFFSCYNAERANTLLEVNASQMDKDFIMAVNWKKAEEYLNAGKGVKKAVKYAHNKYDDATHMATSKIETEVVVLDPKDCPDMVYFMPCPKSPHGCDTDPTGEYIVGSGKLAALIPVFSFTKIQEAIAAKNFEGDYEGIPVLKYDAVLHGEVKKPGLGPLHTEFDDKGNAYTSFFVSSEIVKWRVSDLQVLDRVPTYYSIGHLCVPGGPTKKPWGKYVIAYNKITKDRYLPTGPELTQSAQLYSIDGEKMQLLLDFPTIGEPHYGEAIPAELLAKNSTKIYKLEENKNPHVALGEKESKVTRKGNEVHVYMTSIRSHFTPDNIEGVKIGDVVYFHVTNLEQDWDVPHGFAVKGANNAELLIMPGETQTLMWKPDRVGVFPMYCTDFCSALHQEMQGYVRVSPAGSNVALTFSTGEQAEPTQ
- a CDS encoding cytochrome c, with amino-acid sequence MKNRLFAILGLLCLSLLLFQCKGGVKEDQPTVDFQDLQKNQPEVHGTEVKAEEITLASPLDAEWVKNGESIYNLKCLACHKLTEEKLVGPGWKGLTKKREPAWIINMITNVDMMLESDPEAQKLLEQCLVRMPNQNVSKEESRQILEFMRKNDGEM
- a CDS encoding Rrf2 family transcriptional regulator, whose protein sequence is MRLSTVTGFKRYYAMLTSKSFGYAVRGMLFLATEASRGNYIQLDVISEKMHAPKHFLAKIFKKLADANWIDSVKGPHGGFKSNKNTLHASLLELLILTDPNDPLDHCVLKWEKCNSKKPCPFHHHISPLKNQFLNILMKTRIEDLLNGHGNEKLKALNLKL
- a CDS encoding sulfite exporter TauE/SafE family protein; this encodes MLSLILAFISAILIGLSLGILGAGGAILTIPVFVYILQVNAIDAITCSLFVVCLTSLTTAIQYYKNKQVHYKAILSFGLPSLASVWFFRSIVLPAIPDPFIDFDGFEMSKSSTLLVVFALLMYVVAYKMLKKNSRTASIEKNPKNQQLSFILHGLFVGALTGLLGAGGGFLIVPALVLLLDLEFKIAVGSSLCIIFLNTTMGLLAKTEMLFQLDWQTLLSFTMITVLASLIGVKISDKFSSAKLKRAFGFILIFVATFMLYEELLLNLSS
- a CDS encoding rhodanese-like domain-containing protein translates to MRILHVSFFYLFILAFFACQGSSTAQGIVKDIKTQWNKEPGIIVDVRTPDEWNNGHHPKAIHADWMSDDFRKKSATWDKNKTYYLHCEAGGRSGQAVEYLRKNGFKKVYNAGGYDQIKDLK
- the hflX gene encoding GTPase HflX yields the protein MPRTSFDVREYKSPSGQAENAILVGVILPDQSDRIVGEHLDELEFLAQTAGAQVIKRFTQRLPAINSHSFIGPGKIKEIAAYMDHFPADMVIFDDDLSGKQQNHLESELKVKIIDRSFLILDIFASRAQSAQAKTQVELAQLQYIYPKLRGMWSHLERQRGGIGMRGPGEQEIETDRRIVKEKISLLKKRLEKIDQQNITQRKNRDEMIRVALVGYTNVGKSTLMNLLSKSTVFAENKLFATLDTTVRKVVWDAMPFLLSDTVGFIRKLPHHLIESFKSTLDEVRESDILLHVVDISHPQYKDHIQTVTETLRELGAGDKPVILICNKMDAYREQYFDKYLEPQVKNDLEQELHRQMEANYPYPVLFISARSQENIELLRDRLKSEIIRQYMIRYPYKAKTW